GCCCGCGACGCGGAAGGGCTCGCGGCGTTTCGGGCGGACGTCGCCGAGAGCCTCGTCGAAGGGGCGCGCCCGCGGCCGTCCGCCGCGGACCGGGCGGAGGGACTGCTGCGCCAGGCCGAGCGCGCCGTTCCCGGCGAGAACCGGTATCTCGCCGCGCGCGTGGCGCGCGCGCGCGCCCGCGTGGCGCTCGCGGCCGACCGTCCCGACGCGCTCGACGCGGTGACCGCCGCGGCGGCGGCCTTTCGCGATCTCGGGCTCACGCGCGAGGCCGAGGAGGTGGAGCACTGGCTGTGACCGAACTGCGCGGCGGTTTCACGCGTCAGCGTGGCAGAGAACAGGGAGGCCCGGACCGTGAGCAGTCGCGCCGGAATGAATCCGAAGCTGCGGGAGCCCCATACGGACGCGCTCTTTCAGGCGGTGCTGCAGCTGCGCACCGTCGACGAGTGCTACCGGTTTTTCGAGGATCTCTGTACGATCGGCGAGATGAAGGCCCTCGCGCAGCGCTTCGCCGTGGCGCGGATGCTGGCCGAAGGACGGACCTACCAGCAGATCGCCGCGCGCACCGGCGCCTCCTCGGCAACGATCAGCCGCGTCCGCCGGTTCCTGACGTACGGCGCGGACGGGTACGCGCTGGTGCTCGCGCGGCTGCGGCGGAGCCGGAGCGCCCATGACGGCGCGTAGGCCGGGGGTGCTGCTCCCGGTCGTCGCGGTGGCGCTGCTGCTGACGGCGGCCGCGGTGTGGGCGGACACCCTCGACGACCGCGTCTACGCGATCGCCAGCCAGTTGATGTGCCCGGTCTGCGCCGGGCAAACCGTCGCGGAGAGCGACTCCGCGGTCGCGCGCGAGATG
This genomic window from bacterium contains:
- a CDS encoding YerC/YecD family TrpR-related protein, whose product is MNPKLREPHTDALFQAVLQLRTVDECYRFFEDLCTIGEMKALAQRFAVARMLAEGRTYQQIAARTGASSATISRVRRFLTYGADGYALVLARLRRSRSAHDGA